The following nucleotide sequence is from Corylus avellana chromosome ca7, CavTom2PMs-1.0.
GAGAGTGGATTTGTGATAcgtgttttcaatttcaacaagCTTGGATTTTGGGAATTTGAGACAACCCAAGTGGAAGACTTTTGAGGTGTCTGCCTCTAGCAATAACAATACAGTGTCTCTCAGCGtcgtgagcgagagtgagagagcgAAGtgaaagaatcaaagaaatgaattaaaaaaataattatatttttaatagttaaaatagtaaGAGGATCCATAACTTATTTAAACTGATGTATAacttatttattgatatttgttatatttttcttaattaattgttttgtagtgatttgattttgcaaATAGTTGGTGGACCGGTGGTAGAGAGGAGCCTTGCCgaactaaaagaaaataaagtaattgAGCCTAGTTCACCCACTGGACAAGGCTTACTAAAGAATCCGTTTTTAATGGGCCACTAAAGATTTCGTTTGTTAGGCCCACAAAGACACGGAAGCTCGAGGCTCTATCTCCGACTAATAAGTCGTTTAACATTTCGTTTTGATAAAAGAGAGAGGCCTTTCACGTGTCCGTACATAACCAACGAGCCAGCCATGTCATCGTTCGACGACTCATTCACTCAACCCGGCGGCGACTCGGTACCCACGGCCGCGTCGACTCGTCCGTTCGACGACGACGGCTACATAGGCTACGACCCGCGCCTTCCCTCCCAGCGATTCGACTCGTTCACTGCCACTCACTTCGCCGACTCCGACTCAGTCAAGGACTCGGCCACCGACTCGCCGATCTTCCAtgataacaataacaacaacaacaattactCTTTCTCTGCTGGAGATGACGAGTTCGTGTCGCAGCCAGAGCCGGAGATCTACGCCGGAGCGAACGGCGAGGGCTTCGATGGAGGGTTTAGTGGATCGGACGGTCCGGTTTTGCCTCCTCCGGCCCAGATGGAGCCTGAAGAGGGCTTCGCTCTCAGAGAATGGAGGAGGTAGGGTTTTGGTTTTCACTTTACTTGTCTGATATTTGGAAATTTTACTGTGTATCCGTATTCCTTCGAACTTATTACGTTAGAGTTGTGGTCCGTTTCGTTGCCGAGAAATGAAGGGAAATTGTCCTGGTTTGCGTTTCCATCAATCATGATTCAGTCACTTAACTCAACTGAATGCTTTTTTAGGTTCAATTTGGATTATGATTGAAATTTTGAGACAATGATCTTTTTAGCTATCTTCCTAAGATTCTCGCGGCAGCCAAACAGAGAAAtaagtaaaatcaaatatttcacTGAAAATTTATGGAAATTGATTATCATCTATGGATTAAGAGCTTTATTTTTTCGTCTTTCTTACAACGTTCTGTTTGCTTAGTGAATTTGATGGAATCTTGTGTAGTTGTATGGTTCATTTTTCGTGTTGGATTTGTGATGCACCACAGACAGAATGCGATCCAGCTGGCAGAGAAGGAGAAGATTGAGAAGGAGTTGTTGAACCAGATAATCGATGAAGCAGATGAATACAAAGTTGATTTCTACAGGAGGAGGAAGATCACCTGTGAGAACAACATAGCCACTAACAGGGAGAAGGAAAAGGTTTGTCGCTATTTGCAATATCCTACTTAGTTACTTTCTTGATTAATATTTGGATCTATAGCTGTCtattgtttgctttgttttgttcttgAATTACAAGATTAAAATCAATGTATATGATGACATGCTGCAAACATAATGTGTTGGCTATGTAATTGTTGAAATTTGGTATTGGAAG
It contains:
- the LOC132188716 gene encoding clathrin light chain 2-like, giving the protein MSSFDDSFTQPGGDSVPTAASTRPFDDDGYIGYDPRLPSQRFDSFTATHFADSDSVKDSATDSPIFHDNNNNNNNYSFSAGDDEFVSQPEPEIYAGANGEGFDGGFSGSDGPVLPPPAQMEPEEGFALREWRRQNAIQLAEKEKIEKELLNQIIDEADEYKVDFYRRRKITCENNIATNREKEKVCRYLQYPT